The Aythya fuligula isolate bAytFul2 chromosome 2, bAytFul2.pri, whole genome shotgun sequence genome contains a region encoding:
- the ASTE1 gene encoding protein asteroid homolog 1: MGVPGLTGFVGERGAFFSELRLRDSKLVIDGSSLYHRLCFSSSSATELRRGGDYGVLAATVRRFFGSLRACGVAAVVVLDGGRGAADRKLPTLRDRAAERLRVAHGLSRGQGGCLLPLLARHTFVQALRRLRVPFVQCFAEADREIAALARRWGCPVLSLDSDFCVFDLPGGYCPLSRFQWQEVCPGEGAPGCFIPALCFSADGFCSRFGRLQKSLLPLFAALCGNDYGEVPALQGFFGKLPVRAGSPGGRRGKHGFMRGLLEWLAQFGEPAEAVEDVVRHLKAQRREEVRQLLHSSMEDYAPSDVNLEDFFQLGKYESEEASSSGLPQWVLDGLAKGELSPFLSDALMLRSTFLHVQVENMQRPSAHSAALPIRQVIYGLLLKAARSSEAAAASKQASKPPGVFEFDRSQKTLTKTFVQAAANLPPRFCDDRFALEKLTEVPMSCRQMLLLETLGVKMSFLESFPSHLQLPVAVTCYWTRCSEPKVKLLQLKALLLMIVSGELDRITNDPDCTALHDEDDSIAYNQFLKWKEKKSQSKDFDLDAAHSFCQWQCCLQMGLYLNQLLSTPLSEPDLSRLYSGTLVHSLYQELKSTPSVENMFSSSPKMTQLYQVLLNTVKSSVSPDFFQKVTETKSESRKKKKASKKTKAVKRPIPETQNSCDFNRFASLGVDD, encoded by the exons ATGGGCGTCCCGGGGCTGACGGGCTTCGTGGGCGAGCGCGGGGCGTTCTTCAGCGAGCTGCGGCTGCGGGACAGCAAGCTGGTCATCGACGGCAGCAGCCTCTACCACcgcctctgcttctcctcctcctccgccacCGAGCTCCGCCGCGGCGGCGACTACGGGGTGCTAGCGGCCACCGTGCGCCGCTTCTTCGGCAGCCTGCGGGCTTGCGGCGTCGCCGCCGTGGTGGTGCTGGACGGCGGGCGAGGCGCTGCCGATCGCAAGCTGCCCACCCTGCGGGACCGTGCTGCCGAGAGGCTGCGGGTTGCCCACGGGCTGTCCCGGGGGCAGGGCGGCTGCCTGCTGCCGCTGCTCGCCCGCCACACCTTCGTGCAGGCGCTGCGCCGGCTGCGCGTCCCCTTCGTGCAGTGCTTCGCCGAGGCTGACCGCGAGATCGCCGCCCTGGCCAGGCGCTGGGGCTGCCCGGTGCTGTCCCTCGACAGCGATTTCTGCGTCTTCGACCTGCCGGGGGGCTACTGCCCGCTCAGCCGCTTCCAGTGGCAGGAGGTGTGCCCCGGCGAGGGGGCACCCGGCTGCTTCATCCCCGCGCTCTGCTTCTCCGCCGACGGCTTCTGCAGCCGCTTCGGCCGCCTGCAGAAGAGCCTGCTGCCGCTCTTCGCTGCCCTCTGTGGGAACGATTACGGCGAGGTGCCGGCCCTGCAGGGCTTCTTCGGCAAGCTGCCTGTCCGGgctggcagccccggggggcggcGAGGCAAGCACGGCTTCATGAGGGGGCTGCTGGAGTGGCTGGCGCAGTTTGGGGAGCCCGCCGAGGCTGTGGAGGACGTCGTGAGGCACCTGAAGGCGCAGCGGAGGGAAGAGGTgaggcagctcctgcacagctcCATGGAGGACTACGCGCCGTCCGACGTCAACCTGGAGGACTTCTTCCAGCTGGGGAAGTACGAGAGCGAGGAGGCCAGCAGCTCGGGGTTGCCGCAGTGGGTGCTGGATGGCTTGGCCAAAGGGGAGCTGTCCCCGTTCCTCAGCGATGCCCTGATGCTGAGGAGCACCTTCCTCCACGTTCAGGTGGAGAACATGCAGAGGCCTAGCGCGCACAGCGCGGCGCTGCCCATCCGGCAGGTTATCTACGGGCTGCTCCTCAAGGCAGCTCGCAGCTCGGAAGCTGCTGCTGCGAGCAAGCAGGCCAGCAAGCCTCCAGGCGTGTTTGAATTCGACAGAAGCCAAAAGACGCTTACAAAAACGTTTGTTCAAGCAGCAGCAAACCTACCCCCGCGTTTTTGCGATGATCGTTTTGCTTTGGAGAAGTTAACGGAG gtgccTATGTCATGCCGTCAGATGCTTTTGCTGGAGACTTTAGGAGTGAAAATGAGTTTTCTAGAATCTTTCCCCAGTCACTTACAGCTTCCTGTTGCTGTAACTTGTTATTGGACACGTTGTTCAGAACCAAAAGTAAAATTGCTTCAATTAAAGGCTCTACTTCTAATGATAGTATCCGGAGAACTTGACAGGATAACTAATGATCCAG ATTGCACAGCTTTACACGATGAAGATGACAGTATTGCATATAATCAATTTctgaaatggaaggaaaagaaatcacaaagtAAAGACTTCGACTTAGATGCTGCACACAGTTTTTGCCAGTGGCAGTGCTGCCTTCAGATGGGATTGTATCTCAACCAGCTACTCTCCACTCCTCTCTCTGAGCCAGACTTAAGTAG GCTTTATAGTGGGACCCTTGTGCACAGTCTGTATCAAGAGCTTAAATCAACACCTTCCGTGGAAAATATGTTTAGTTCATCTCCAAAAATGACTCAGCTTTATCAGGTTTTGTTGAATACAGTGAAGTCAAGTGTATCTCCAGACTTCTTTCAGAAGGTGACAGAGACCAAGTCTGAGTCCcgcaaaaagaagaaagcatctAAGAAGACAAAGGCCGTCAAGCGTCCCATACCAGAAACTCAGAATTCATGTGATTTTAACAGGTTTGCATCACTTGGAGTGGATGACTGA